The Rhinoraja longicauda isolate Sanriku21f chromosome 19, sRhiLon1.1, whole genome shotgun sequence genome includes a window with the following:
- the LOC144602912 gene encoding uncharacterized protein LOC144602912 encodes MAAADLMVLIFEVILSEMSGAYYPYSFLNLSHICKLRILFNCISIDCSVWLTVTFTFDRFITICNQTLRAKYCTEKTAALVITVTCILSIVQNIPVYIFLVPLYIIDNVAWYCWIPSDVYTTSIGAALSVFESIVTPVVPILLIILLNALTIKHIIHANRVRSGLRRDKKDESGADQEVENRRKSIVLLLAISGNFVLLWMVTFVCYMSVNILDVNLLGSDYNDPFTIAELSGYMLRALSACTNTFIYGVSQKKFRDELKNVIKCPFVFFSNSIKCLQ; translated from the coding sequence ATGGCCGCAGCTGATctaatggttctgatcttcgaggtaattctctcCGAGATGTCCGGTGCCTATTATCCGTATTCATTCCTGAACTTATCTCACATTTGTAAGCTCCGTATTTTGTTTAATTGTATTTCCATTGATTGCTCTGTCTGGCTTACGGTgactttcaccttcgatcgatttaTCACTATTTGTAATCAGACTTTAcgagcaaaatattgcactgagaaaactgcGGCTTTGGTAATAACAGTAACATGTATCTTAAGTATTGTACAAAATATTCCAGTGTATATTTTCCTCGTACCTCTGTACATAATTGACAACGTGGCTTGGTACTGTTGGATACCATCAGATGTCTACACCACATCGATAGGGGCAGCACTTTCCGTGTTCGAATCCATTGTAACCCCAGTTGTGCCAATTTTGCTGATTATTCTCCTCAACGCCCTGACAATCAAACACATTATACACGCCAATAGAGTGAGGAGCGGTCTCCGACGGGACAAAAAGGACGAGAGCGGCGCCgatcaagaggtggagaaccGAAGGAAGTCCATCgttctattgctggccatatccggtaACTTTGTATTGCTTTGGATGGTGACCTTCGTGTGCTACATGAGTGTAAACATCCTAGACGTTAATCTTTTAGGGTCAGATTacaacgacccatttaccattgcagaaCTGTCGGGATATATGCTGAGGGCTCTGAGtgcctgcaccaacacatttatttatggggtgtcccagAAAAAATTCAGGGATGAATTAAAAAATGTGATTAAGTGCCCATTCGTTTTCTTTTCCAATTCAATAAAGTGTCTTCAATAG